A segment of the Halovivax limisalsi genome:
CTCCCGCGCGAGCACGTCGAGACCGCTCGCCGCGAGGTCGCGTTCGAACTCGTCGGGCGCGTAAATGTGGTAGAACCGGTCGACGACCGTCCCGCCCGGCAGCGTCCACTCGACCGTCGTATCGAAGCCGGTTGTGTCCGCCTCGCTCCGGTCGTCGAAGCGGTCGTGGGCGGTCGACCAGACCGAAACGAGTGCGCGGCCGCCCGCGTCGAGTACCCGCGCCAGTTCGTCGAGGCTGGCCCGTCGGGTTTCCATGGTGGGCAGGTGGTGAAGCGTCGCGACGTAGAGGCCGCAGTCGACGGCATCCGTCCCGATCGGGAGACGCGCGGCGTCGGCCTGGAGCGGGTCGAGCGCGTCCGCGAAGGATCGCTCGCGGGCTCGCTCGCGTCCCGCGTCGAGGAGCGAGCGGCTGACGTCGACGCCGACGACGCGATCCACGTGCGAGGCGAGCACTTCGGCGTGGCGACAGTTGCCGCAGCCGAGGTCGAGACCGATTATCGGGTCCGTCCTCGCGTCCGCGTCGTCGAGGCTGCGCGGGATATCCTCGACGAACGCTTCCACCTCCGGCCACGCGTACGCTCGCGTCTCGGCGAAGTGACTCCCGATGCGCTCGTAGGTTCGCCTGACCTCGCGGCGCCGGTCCATGTTCCGTCTCCCGCCAGCCCGGGCTAAAGCGGTTCGGATTCGAGCGATCGAACGCGTTCAATGGGTGCTTGAAGTGTCGATTACTGTCTTCTGAGGCGGGTCTTCCATCGATCGCGTTCCGATACCGCCTGATCCAGCCTCGCTCGTCACCGATCCAGGGAGGCGCGGCTGTCGAGTGCGACGGTCGTCACTCTCTCACGACGACGGCCGCATCGGAGGCGTTTCGTTTCGCGCTCTCGATGCCCTTCCGGGCGCCAGCCTTCCGGTCGTATCCTTCACCGCTGTCCGCGATGATGTTGCCGTTGTCGTGGCCGAGCCGCCAGCGCCACTCGCCCGCGCCTCGTCGCCGTAACCCACGAAACGAGCCTTGCTATCGCCCGTTCCACCGCCGTCGGTGATCGTCGGCCGACCGGATTCGCCCGGCGGACTCGGCTGCGCTTGGCCCCGTCGGGTTCGGTTCCCAGGTTCGACCGATCGCGGTCGCCCACGCTGACGGGACGATCCGCCAACAGAACGTCCCTCGCCCGGTTCGAATTCGACGTGCTCGGTCGGGATCGACAGGATCTACTCGGCGTCGACCGATACCGCCTCGCCGTCTTCGATCGGCCACTCGAGTTCGACTTCGAGTTCGGCTTCGTCGTCGCCGACCTCGTACTCCACCTCGAGTTCGAAGCGTTCCGGAATTGCGGCCGTGAAGCCGTTCGCCCCTTCGATGTCGATTTCACCGTTCTCGACGCCGGAGGCGACCTCGCGCAGGATCGCCGCCCCGTCGGAGCGTCCCATCACTCGCTCGCCCTCGTGTTCGGTGTCCTCGTTGCCGTCGGGCGTCTCCGTCGATTCCGCTTCGGCCTCGGACGCATCGTCGTCTGCGACCATATTCGACCCTCACCGTCCGTTACATAAATGGTTCGCCTTTCGATACTGACGGTTCGAGATCGACGACGGGTGTCCGTCGATGGGCCGGGCGAGCCCCGGTCACGCGCGAGTCGGGCGACGGGGAGTGAGTGGTTCCCGATCGGCAGGCCGGCTGCGCACCGCACCGGGATACGTAGCCGGCGACGGGAGCGGTAGGGGGCACGACTGCCGCAGGTTTGCGCGCGTTACTCCGCGGACTGAACGGCGGGGGACTCTGTCGGGCCGCGGTACGAAACCGAACCCGCCTCGCTGTCGTAGCGGATGACGCCCGCCTCGTCGAGTTTCGGGAGGTGACAGTGGTGAAGCTGGATGGCGACCCGTTCGGTCGCTGCGTCCCCCGCCGCGTCGCCAGACGGAGCAACCTCGCGGGCCAGGTGATCCCGCGTCACCGGCTTCGGTGCCGCTTCGCGGACGATATCGAGGACGGCTCGACGCTGCGGATCGGTGATCCCGCGCTCGGATCGCTCCGCCGCGTCGCGGTCGAACGGGCCCGCAGCGGCGTTCGCACTCCGATCGGATAGCCGAACGACGCCCTCCGTTCGATGCCAGACGATGACGCCCCGATCGGCCAGTGCGGGCAGGTCGACGTGGTGGAGTCGAATCCGATATCGTCGTCGCTCCGCGTCGCGATCGGACGCCGTCTCGGACGCGGTATCGGCCCGGTCCCCGTCTGACGCGGTTGCGAGGTCGCTAGCGAGATCGGCAACGGCGACCCACCCCTCCCGGTCACCGAGGGACTTGACGACTCGGTGGCTCACCCGTGACGAGCGCGTCCCGTCAGTCCCGCGGCGATTCTGCCCTCGTTGACGTTCGGCTGGTGACCGTCCCATCTTGCTCGATCCATCGGTCGCCCGGGGGTTGAGCGTGCGCCCAAATATATTCATTCGGCTGATAGCGACCGTCAGACCGGACTGAATAGACGCGGCGGACGGCGGCTACGTGCGGCGGATCGACCGCTGCGGGCCGCCCCGACCGGGTCGTTGGGTGCGGACCGATCGAGCCGCCGCGAGTCGCGAACGAATGCGGGCGCTACGTCGTCGTGTCGGTCGGCTCGCCGCCCTCGGTCGAAAAGAGCGATTCGAACACTCGTCGTTCGGCGGCCCGAAGGCGCTGGTTGAACGTCGCCGGGGCGATGTCGAGTCGGTCGGCGAGCTCCTGGCCGGTGGTCTTTCGCGGCCAGTCGTAGAGCCCGGCGGCGAACGCGGTTTCGAGCGCGACGCGTTGTTTCGCCGTCAGCGCGTTCCGGACGATCGATCGCAACGCCGAGATGTCGTCGGTTTGCTCGACGGTGCGTTGGGCGCGGGTCCGGGCCCCCGGACAGTGCCGACGGACGAGGTCTCGCAACTGTCGTTTGTCACGGCCGGGCGGGAACTCGACGGCGAACTGGAGCGAGCCGCCCTCGACGGTGGCGCCGGTGACGCGGCCGCCGTGGGTGCCGACTGCGTCGACCAGCTCCGCGGCGGCCGTCGAGGTCGCTTCGAACTCGCAGCCATCCTCGCCGTCGGCGAGGACGCGGACGTCGTCGACGAGTGCGGTGGACTCGGCCGCGTCGCGCACGGCCGACGGGGAGACGTCGCGGGTGCGA
Coding sequences within it:
- a CDS encoding class I SAM-dependent methyltransferase encodes the protein MDRRREVRRTYERIGSHFAETRAYAWPEVEAFVEDIPRSLDDADARTDPIIGLDLGCGNCRHAEVLASHVDRVVGVDVSRSLLDAGRERARERSFADALDPLQADAARLPIGTDAVDCGLYVATLHHLPTMETRRASLDELARVLDAGGRALVSVWSTAHDRFDDRSEADTTGFDTTVEWTLPGGTVVDRFYHIYAPDEFERDLAASGLDVLAREMSSGNCYATVAGPDA
- a CDS encoding DUF7344 domain-containing protein, with protein sequence MSHRVVKSLGDREGWVAVADLASDLATASDGDRADTASETASDRDAERRRYRIRLHHVDLPALADRGVIVWHRTEGVVRLSDRSANAAAGPFDRDAAERSERGITDPQRRAVLDIVREAAPKPVTRDHLAREVAPSGDAAGDAATERVAIQLHHCHLPKLDEAGVIRYDSEAGSVSYRGPTESPAVQSAE
- a CDS encoding amphi-Trp domain-containing protein, which translates into the protein MVADDDASEAEAESTETPDGNEDTEHEGERVMGRSDGAAILREVASGVENGEIDIEGANGFTAAIPERFELEVEYEVGDDEAELEVELEWPIEDGEAVSVDAE
- a CDS encoding YegP family protein encodes the protein MIADSGEGYDRKAGARKGIESAKRNASDAAVVVRE